In Alosa alosa isolate M-15738 ecotype Scorff River chromosome 10, AALO_Geno_1.1, whole genome shotgun sequence, the genomic stretch ATCCACATTCCTTTAAATTCATACCAAAGAGCAAACACGCCCACCtgtgtacagtggagtttttttatatgtatattactttttctgctgtaagtgcatgttgtgtgtgatgtctgtatgctactgagaccctgaATTTCCctttgaggatcaataaagtatctatctttctatttatctatctatctatctatctatctatctatccatctatctatctgtctgtgtgtttaattAACCTGCATACGGCCATCCTAAAGCTGGACAGCAGCACCAGGCCTGCAGGTTAGTGACCTGCATGAAGGGAAGGGCCTTGGGGGACAGGCATAGCTAGAATGTTCTTTCCCCTACAAAACCTCTAAGATCTAAACTAACTTTTCCTGCTGCCTGTTTCCTGTCCAGGCTTTTGTGGATCTATTTTCTGATGTGATAAAGAGTGGGCGTAACCGGCCTCTCCTGCTTCCCTCCTCCACGTGGACGCAGGGCAGTTACAGAGGGAGGGCTGCATGCAGCATGGCACAGAGGCTTTATAAAAAACAACGTTTGGGAGCTTAAAGTCTACGTCGACGCCAAGCGTGGTAGGCTTTCTTCTGAACTTTTGCCACGATGTTGCGAACAAGGCAATTCTCACTTGTGACCACATTTCTCTGACAAAAATAAACAGCaatagtgagggggagagatggagagggagggagggagagacggaaAAACAAAGCAGACATTTTAAGTAGAAGTAACTTTTTAAGCTCTGCTAATGACCCGTTATAAGGGTggagcatgctgtgtgtgtgtgtgtgtgtgtgtggttggtggtATTATAAGGGGGTCTTCTGCATCTAATATGTTTCACATTTCTTTCCTTATTCccacatctctttctcttcttttccctcttttctccctctctccctcttcctgtctttttcactctctctctctctctccttttgccTTGATGTGCTGTAAACAAGCTTAAAAGAGCCCAGCTGTGTGGCGTTATTGTTGGTGTCAGTAGGAAGTGCTGATAGCTTTTGCAGCTGAACAAAAGCTGGATGAGTGAGCTGAGGGGGCTCCAGACTCACTGGCTCCAGCCTAGATTCTCTCCCACAAGCCTTGCCTCCATTGTTCTGCCCCCCGACCCCACTGCCGCCTCCCCTGCCCTCCCTAAACTCTGTCAGCTGCGACCCTGCTGGACGCTAGCCGCCTGCAGCAGCACTGCTAGGCTCAAGTGGCTGCCAATGCAATGGGCTAGTCTGCTTTTTTAGGGATAGCCGACAGTTTACAATGATGCATTGTGCACACCAAGtctgaaaaatgtattttgaatGAGTGCATTTCTTAATTCAGGACACTATCCTTACACTGGTGCAttgctgtaggctacatatGTTATAAATTGATGTTCATGTTTTATGctattttattgtatttatttttttgtaaattgattaaataaagatgtaaatatatttgtaaaaagATTTTCCAAGGGAGAGCACACATTTTACTGTAACTTCTTTTTGCCATTTAATTTTCTAAAGATCTAAAAATGCTGCGTAAAAACGTATAGCCTACAGTGTTACGGAATGTAACCAAAACCAAATCCTTAGAGCCTCTGGAACGCagggagtaaaaaaaaaaggaactgGCATATGAAGTCTACATCCACTCCCCTTCTTTCCGGAGGGAAACtgtctttttcccctctctatGAAAAGAATCTGCTCAGGCAAACTAGCGACAATGGCCGTTTGCAGGTGCGCGCCTCGGTAATCTCATCAGAGGGAGTAAAGTGATAAATGAATAATGATCACGGCGGTCGGTTTGTTCTCAGGGTCCGCGCTGTGCAGGTGAGCGGGGGGAGCCCAGCCTGTTGTTTGTAGTTGCTATGGGGACCGCCCGCGCGGCGCCAGGCTGACAGGCGTCAGGGCAGGGATGAATGGGTGACGTCACGGGGCTGGCGCCTGACAGTCTGCTAGGGCTTGTTTGGACAATCTGGGGAAGATTCAGAGCAGCGCTATGCAATATCAGCGTGTGTGCACTCAaggcgaaacacacacacggagaccaTGTGAAAGAATTTCGTGAGACCACAGGGACTCCCTTTTTTACCAACAGAAAAAGTACTTAAAGCAACAGAAAGAAAGCATGTCTATTTTACTTTTtcttataggctactgtcagaCAGACCCAAATGTTACATTACTAATGAATATAAatagtgttgttgttattgtgacgTTTGAgaaaaattaattattaaatTGCCTAATTAATATCTAATAGTAAATACATCTGGCTCAATTAGGATCTAGATTGTCTGCATCTTTAGGAATAAGTAGGCTAgtcaaaggcgtctgccaaatccataaccataagtAAGCTAATAATTAACCTAGCATTAGCTACTATAAAATGTAAGCAAATTATTAAACTATTCATTATATTAATAAATTAGAGATTAGCACAAACGACATTGTTGAAAAGAAAGTGAACGATGGAACGAGTGATCAAGCAATGCTGTTTTCTTCTCAGAACTCAATTTCTTACATTTCATGGTAGTAATGCAGGATAACCAATTTAAAGGTAATAATAGCTACCTATTCATCCTTATTAGCGGACCTCCCACCCCCGACCCCCAGGCACCCTCTACACCTGCAGAGTCCCCAAGCTATGGGCAGCTGGATTTCCACACATCCCTAGTAAAAGACACACATTTGTTTCCATTTGTAACACCATCCCCCTACAGATTATAAATTCGATAACCCGTTCTTTTCGCCTATTGGCGGAGAGCGCGACTGCAGGCGGTCCCTCCGCCGGCAATACAGTCCTCCTATTGGTCGGAAAGTGCAAACATGAGTTGCTTTGTCACGCCTCAATGTCCCGGCGCTCATATATAGTGGATGTGCGCGTGGTGGCAAAATACAGAGCTGTCAATACAGCGTTTCTGGAAACTCTTCTTGCGGATTAAAATCACAATCGAATTGGTTGAACAACCATCTCTGAACTTGGTCATCACCAAAACTACTACAGCCAAAATGAAAGTTGTTGGACCTACCTGCGCCCTGAAGAGCAAGGTTGGCGGCGAGGACGTTGTACGTTGCTTGTCCGACCAGAGCCTCACCATATGCAAGATCCCGCTGTTGGACGAACAGATGTCCGCTTTTCTGCAAGACATGAACAACTGTTACAACAAGCTGAAGGAACTCGTACCGACGCTGCCTCCTAACAAGAAGGCCAGCAAGGTGGAGATCCTACAGCACGTCATTGACTATATCTGGGACCTGCAGATCGAGCTGGACGAGCCGGGCAAGAGCCGCCAGGCAGGCAGCAGCATGCCACGCACACCCCTGACCACCCTCAATGCAGAACTTGCCAGCATTTCTGTTGAGGTGAATATCAGCCTGCAATCTAGAATAAAAGACGAGCTGCAAAACTCTTAGCTGGTTATCCTAATCTGTGAAGTGTATGCCTGTGCCATGTAGCATATTtgactagcctactgttgttgTCATGCTGTACGAAGTGGCAGGCCTACATTACGCTATGATGGGACTTGACACTGACCtgtttatctttattttttgcagAATGGATGCTCGGATGACAGAATCATGTGCCGTTAGAAGACGCTACCGTTCCAACACCCAGCAGAACAAGCTTTGGGCAAAACTGAACAAGGATGCagagtgatgatgatgcttGATCACTTCGAACAACCTTGAACCGAGTAGGGAAATCCACAGATTCCCGCGTTAGAGTAAAAGACTGTAATGCCTGTGACCCAGGAACGATCAGAGGACCAAGTTGATGCGGCCCGAGTGTCTACAGAAGCCTGAGCAGCCTAAAGGGAACAAATCAATAGATTGCTGTGCGCAGCCGTGGGATCCATGGCCCCTCAGCACGTCTGTCTCCCAGCTCTCCTCCTTCTATTGGGCCCAGAGTAGTTACTTGTTGTAGCTTATACACGTCAAAATTGTTAGTAGGCCTACGTTATTTTGTTGAAAAGGTCAATTTCTCAGATTACTGAGCGAAAATGTGTATTGTATATTACAATGACATAAAATGTGAACGTCATATTGTGTTTTCTACAATGTATctgaaatgtgtttttattaaaacaaaattattgTAATCCTTGACTCAACGGAATCCTttttcatgtagcctagactatcACTGTTTTTGAATATCTAAACATCGGCTAATGTTTGGGTCTGCCACAGTGCTACAGCTTTGCACATAGTCCTGGTAGCCCGTAACAAGCTTATTAAATGGGcattaggcttaggcctacagAAATAATAACCTTTGGCATATCATGACTTAAATATTAAATTGGTATAATTTATCCAAATTACAATCCATCTGATTTTCAGTCTAGGCATTTAACATTCCATTGATAGTCAACAGATAGCCCCAGTGCTTAATAGCCAACTGGACCTAGATAATCAAAATGAACAGGCTTTTCAGttggtaggcctatattattGTAAACTAGGCCGTAACCTCTAATCCCAATGTTTAGGTGTGAAATGTGAATATGAACCTTAGCCTATTAAAGGTgggaaataaatacatttcgTGTAGGCTACTGGAGGAAAACAAAAGAATTAAGCTTCATGAATAAACTAGGTCACTATGAAAATAATCAATCATAACGGTAGCGCCCTTATGGACCCTCTCTCAGGTCTTCCTATAGATACGTTGTGATTAATCCCCGGCAGCGCAGGAGTTAACCCGGCCCCAGCGTAGGCTAAGTAAAGGCAGTCCGTTGTAAGATTTATTCTCTCTCCCTAGTGCAATGTTTTCCCTATTTCCCTGCGGTGTGGTTCTCGCAGCTGCAGCCCTCGCACAGTGAGGCACGGccagtgtgtgattgtgtttgtgtgatagcTTTGTGCCAAGGGCAGGGAAGGGCGCCGGGGCCCAGACTGAGCGGCGCCGCCGCACACCTGGGGAAGTTCAGGTTAAATAGCTGCACATTCCTCGGCACACAGCTGATTGAAACATTAACAAACAGTAATCCGCAAGCCAGGCTGCAGATGGGCTGGGAACGCAGCCaagagagtctctctctctctctctctctctctgtagcagTCCCACATACTACAACTTTGTGTTAAATAAAAACTTTTTCCTCCATTTATAGAGAGCCACCGGTTTGCCTCCAAGCACAAGCCCATGTTGTTCACTTCATTCTAAATAGGGTCTTTTTCTATGGAAACCAATCTATGACTTTATGGACAATTTTCTGTTTGCAGAATAATATCGCAGCATTACTTTACTTTGTCTGTTAAGTCTATCTTtcttacttaaaaaaaatacgCACATGCATTCGACAGCCGTGGGTAGCctatatgtagcctatatccttGCCAACCCCACATTCAATCGTGCCATATTGTTTAGGTAGGCTATAAGTCTAATATGCATAGCGACAATAACAATTCTCCATGCGGATAATctcttaaaaaataaataaataaaatcttaTTAGGCTTGTCATCCGACATGAataagtagcctgggctatatGTCGATAATTGATTGTGTCCGTGAACACCACGACAACAATATGTTGAACAATATGACCATAAAATATCATTCCAGTGTAAGCCTACGGTAATGAATATTCATATAGCAGCTCCTCTAATAGCCTATGGTGAATCTCTTCCATGTAGGCTAGTTCCCCCTAGTGGAGGTTTTTAGATCTATGGCTGACCAGCTTCAAAACCTATAAAGCTCAGGCTATTGTGTTTTTACGACACTCTCACAAAACATAATGTATTGCATATAAACATATGTACCCACATCAAATTGAAAATTCAATTTATGATAACTTACAGATCTTTATCTCTATAGGATTGGCTCTGGGTTTAAAAACACAACTGCGACCTCTGGTGGTGGTGAAAGGCATCTGATTTTGAACCGTCGCTAGTACACTATAATACGGTAGGCCTACTGCCTTTAGACACAACACAATAATATTGATAATGTACAATAGTTCTGATGGAGCATATATTTGTGACAAATCAGTCTTAAGTGTTTCATTGTAGGGGTAACAATGTACTGTAGGCAACTTTTAAGTGTTCCTTTCACGGAGGTATCAGACATGAGTCTGTTATTAAACAGTTTTATGGAAATTCATGGCAGATAGACTGCACAAATATGTCAGAGCAGCCTGCACTGTGCAAGGTGTGGATGTCAGACTCATTTAATTAGTTCTGATAGTCCTAATCTCAGCATTGGCTCCAATGCATTTTGAATATGCGTCCACCAAATTTAAGTAGTCTAAAAAGTGCATAATGACATGCATTCATATTGTTCAGTATGGCAAACATTTGGTTAAGTTTCCTCTGAGATGGGTGTAGGCTGGGTGTAGATAGAACAGTGCAAAGGAGAGACACTACTAGCCACGCTTAAATAGAAATTTGTATTTACATCAATATGAACAtcaagagacagaaaaaagggCATTGTAATTCATATCATGTAAAATGACAGCATATTTTCTCATCATATCTACTTAAGTTAATGAACACTTCCTTTCCAGAATGACGGTAAAAACGGTAGAGAAAGTATGTGATCCAGATTTCTCATTGTAAAATATACTTCATCATACTCATTCAAGCAATTAAGATAAAGACACAAAACAATGTTTcctgaaagaagaaaagaaaaacaaaaaagatctGAGTAAATTAACTGATATGTTTGAAGAGTTTTCACTCCCAACTCTCTCCTCACACCCTGCTGAGCTTGTAAAATGGTTCAAAATCTCAGCGTTTACCATTTTAAGATGTCCCATTCCAAACACACTCTGCTCATAGATGAGCCACTGGCCACACAGTTACACAAGTGTATACAAACCATATACGGTACAAAATCATAAAATGAAAGCAATATATTCATCTGATGTGTACccaaacactcatacacacaagcacctaGGTACAAATTACAGTCAATGTCATAAGTTTTTCAAAGTATTGAAAAAAGATCTTTGGATTGCGCATGGTTTTCTTGCAGGTAGATTCTTACAAAGACTCattagcaaaaaaaaagaaagaaaagaaaatatatatagctatattttattttcaggaATAGCTAAGGAGAGTGAGGAtgattgtgtgggtgtgtggggggtggggagacGGAGAAAATCTCATTCTTTCAGCTTATATGATATGGGTAGTCTTCTATATTGGTAATATTGGTACTGTAACTGAAAGAAAATCTAACTTCCCAGTTGAGGATCCCCCAAACACATAAATGGCTCTGAACtgcagaaagagagtgagaaggggagggagagagagagggaaagggggagacGAACGAAGACTGTCTGGCCTTGTGTCTCTAGCACTGTGGTGGTCCTATGAGGGCtcggaaggaggaggaggaggagggggaggctggAGCCCCAGACAGGTACGCGTTCACAAGTAGACGTTCATCAGCGCCACGAGCCAGAGCCACCAAATCTGGCTGAGAACTCAAAGCTTGGGTATTGTCCCAGAACACAAGCCTGCAGCACCATatacatcctacacacacacacacacacacacacacacacacacacacacacacacacacacacgcacagaattTTGTACAGACAAACTAACACGCAAACTTGTCTACACACCCACACGTTTGCTACGTAGCTTTAATATAGTGGGAAACTCGGCTCCCTCCGTAGCTTTCATATAGTGGGAAACTGGCCTCCCTCCGATCTCTCCCAAGAGTTCCCCATCTTAACAAATGTCCTTAGCATGAGGTCGTCATATACAGTAGCCATCCTCAGCtcagaagagagaacacacttAAAAGTACATGAAAGAAAAGTGCCTTATCTAaaaggaaaggggaaaaaacatggctcgctctctcactctttctcccaaATAAGAATGAAAATAGAACTCCAAATCAATACAGCATTGGCCTAAAATAAACAAAGTGGAGGGAGAGGTTTTGACAGAGCCCTATAATctgtgaaacaaaaaaaaaaaaaaacagaaaaaagaaaaacatagaacaaaataataacattttgtatgatACATTTTGTAGCATATTTACAATTCTTActtaggaggagagagatgacaaACATTTGATGTCTAATACTGCAGTACCTTTCTGCCTTGAGTCCATGATGCTTCGCCTTACAGTTTCAGTCAGAAACTCAGAGACAGGATTTTTATTGCTTGCATCTGCATAATATTTAGTTAGTTACCTGTGCTTACAGCTCCCAATGGTTTAGGATGAGGctcaacagagagaaagacagagagaaagaaagaaagaaagaaagaaagaaagaaagaaagaaagaaagaaagaaaaagagagctgGAGAGTGAGAGTTGTATGTCTTAAAAACCcggcgctacacacacacacaccaaatcatcCTGTAAGGCTAGGAAAAAAACAAGGACTAAGAAATATTGCAACAATTCTTTTACAAACCAGCCTTGCGGTAAATGTCCGATAAAGTGCAACCATAGCCAGTTGTACCATGCCCCATGACCCATCCAGAGCGAAAGATGACCACCACCCCGCTGTCACGTTGCAGAACACTGCATGTCAATCTGTGAGCTTATGCGGCACGTCGGACTCCAGCAGTCTTCTGATTGGGGAAACACTCCTGCCCATGACTAaagcaagtacacacacacacacacccttacccacacaaacacatgcatgtgtgtgtgcgcgtgcgtgtgttcaTGGTACTGTTTCTCACATAGAACTGTGATGAAAAGAGTTGCAGAGGCTTCCCTCGAAAGGCTGGTCATGAGACAGACCCAGAGCTCGGCCGATGAGGCAGCGGTGCCCAGGcctggtggaggtggggtgcCCTGCTGCTGGCCATCACAACTTCAGCAATATTTCTGTAAAAGGGGAGACGAGATGTGGGGTCAGGAAAGAAGGACCAGAGAGCAACAGAACCTGCCCAAAAcgacatcccacacacacacacacacacacacacactaaccaatttaagcaaacatacatacacatgcacgcatacattCCCCAATATAAACACATGATGCAAACTCTACAAACACTGTGGCGTCTCCGTACCTGGTCAGGGCCCATAGGCATGCGTCCCATGCCCATGGAGTTCATCCCCATCTGGCCCATCGGGCCCATTTGCGGCGGGCCGCCTGCTCCGTTGGCTTGGCCCTGCATGGCT encodes the following:
- the LOC125301680 gene encoding DNA-binding protein inhibitor ID-1-like encodes the protein MKVVGPTCALKSKVGGEDVVRCLSDQSLTICKIPLLDEQMSAFLQDMNNCYNKLKELVPTLPPNKKASKVEILQHVIDYIWDLQIELDEPGKSRQAGSSMPRTPLTTLNAELASISVENGCSDDRIMCR